One window of the Macaca thibetana thibetana isolate TM-01 chromosome 1, ASM2454274v1, whole genome shotgun sequence genome contains the following:
- the ZBTB17 gene encoding zinc finger and BTB domain-containing protein 17, with protein MDFPQHSQHVLEQLNQQRQLGLLCDCTFVVDGVHFKAHKAVLAACSEYFKMLFVDQKDVVHLDISNAAGLGQVLEFMYTAKLSLSPENVDDVLAVATFLQMQDIITACHALKSLAEPATSPGGNAEALATEGGDKRAKEEKAATSTLSRLEQAGRSAPTGPSRDLKEERGGQAQSAASGAEQTEKADAPREPPPVELKPDPTSGMAAAEAEAALCESSEQEMEVEPARKGEEEQEEQEEEGAGPAEVKEEGPQLENGEAPEENENEESAGTDSGQELGAEARGLRSGTYGDRTESKAYGSVIHKCEDCGKEFTHTGNFKRHIRIHTGEKPFSCRECSKAFSDPAACKAHEKTHSPLKPYGCEECGKSYRLISLLNLHKKRHSGEARYRCEDCGKLFTTSGNLKRHQLVHSGEKPYQCDYCGRSFSDPTSKMRHLETHDTDKEHKCPHCDKKFNQVGNLKAHLKIHIADGPLKCRECGKQFTTSGNLKRHLRIHSGEKPYVCIHCQRQFADPGALQRHVRIHTGEKPCQCVMCGKAFTQASSLIAHVRQHTGEKPYVCERCGKRFVQSSQLANHIRHHDNIRPHKCSVCSKAFVNVGDLSKHIIIHTGEKPYLCDKCGRGFNRVDNLRSHVKTVHQGKAGIKILEPEEGSEVSVVTVDDMVTLATEALAATAVTQLTVVPVGAAVTADETEVLKAEISKAVKQVQEEDPNTHILYACDSCGDKFLDANSLAQHVRIHTAQALVMFQTDADFYQQYGPGGTWPAGQVLQAGELVFRPRDGAEGQPALAETSPTAPECPPPAE; from the exons GCCTGGGGCAGGTGCTGGAGTTTATGTACACGGCCAAGCTGAGCCTGAGCCCTGAGAACGTGGATGATGTGCTGGCCGTGGCCACCTTCCTCCAAATGCAGGACATCATCACGGCCTGCCATGCCCTCAAGTCACTTGCCGAGCCAGCTACCAGCCCTGGGGGAAATGCGGAGGCCTTGGCCACAGAAG GAGGGGACAAGAGAGCTAAAGAGGAGAAGGCGGCCACCAGCACGCTGAGCAGGCTGGAGCAGGCGGGACGCAGCGCACCCACAGGCCCCAGCAGGGACCTCAAGGAGGAGCGTGGCGGTCAGGCCCAGAGCGCAGCCAGCG GTGCAGAGCAGACAGAGAAAGCCGATGCGCCCCGGGAGCCGCCGCCTGTGGAGCTCAAGCCAGACCCCACTAGTGGCATGGCTGCCGCAGAAGCTGAGGCTGCTTTGTGCGAGAGCTCGGAGCAAG AAATGGAGGTGGAGCCCGCCCGGAAAGGGGAAGAGGAGCAAGAGGAGCAAGAAGAGGAGGGCGCAGGGCCAGCTGAGGTCAAGGAGGAGGGTCCCCAGCTGGAGAACGGAGAGGCCCCCGAGGAGAACGAGAACGAGGAGTCAGCGGGCACAGACTCGGGGCAGGAGCTCGGCGCCGAGGCCCGGGGCCTGCGCTCAGGCACCTACGGTGATCGCACGGAGTCCAAGGCCTACGGCTCCGTCATCCACAAGTGCGAG GACTGTGGGAAGGAGTTCACGCACACGGGGAACTTCAAGCGGCACATCCGCATCCACACGGGGGAGAAGCCCTTCTCGTGCCGTGAGTGCAGCAAGGCCTTTTCCGACCCGGCGGCCTGCAAGGCCCATGAGAAGACGCACAG CCCTCTGAAGCCCTACGGCTGCGAGGAGTGCGGGAAGAGCTACCGCCTCATCAGCCTGCTCAACCTGCACAAGAAGCGGCACTCGGGCGAGGCGCGCTACCGCTGCGAGGACTGCGGCAAGCTCTTCACCACCTCGGGCAACCTCAAGCGCCACCAGCTGGTGCACAGCGGCGAGAAGCCCTACCAGTGCGACTACTGCGGCCGCTCCTTCTCCGACCCCACTTCCAAGATGCGCCACCTGGAGACCCACGACACAGACAAGGAGCACAAGTGCCCACACTGCGACAAGAAGTTCAACCAG GTAGGGAACCTGAAGGCCCACCTGAAGATCCACATCGCTGACGGGCCCCTCAAGTGCCGAGAGTGTGGGAAGCAGTTCACCACCTCAG GGAACCTGAAGCGGCACCTTCGGATCCACAGCGGGGAGAAGCCCTACGTGTGTATCCACTGCCAGCGACAGTTTGCAGACCCCGGCGCTCTGCAGCGGCACGTCCGCATTCACACAG GTGAGAAGCCGTGCCAGTGTGTGATGTGCGGTAAGGCCTTTACCCAGGCCAGCTCCCTCATCGCCCACGTACGCCAGCACACCGGGGAGAAGCCCTACGTCTGCGAGCGCTGCGGCAAGAg ATTTGTCCAGTCCAGCCAGTTGGCCAATCATATTCGCCACCACGACAACATCCGTCCACACAAGTGCAGTGTGTGCAGCAAGGCCTTCGTGAACGTGGGGGACCTGTCCAAGCACATCATCATCCACACTG GAGAGAAGCCTTACCTGTGTGATAAGTGTGGGCGTGGCTTCAACCGGGTAGACAACCTGCGCTCCCACGTGAAGACGGTGCACCAGGGCAAGGCAGGCATCAAGATCCTGGAGCCCGAGGAGGGCAGTGAAGTCAGCGTGGTCACTGTGGATGACATGGTCACGCTGGCCACTGAGGCACTGGCAGCGACAGCCGTCACTCAGCTCACAG TGGTGCCGGTGGGAGCTGCAGTGACAGCCGATGAGACGGAAGTCCTGAAGGCCGAGATCAGCAAAGCTGTGAAGCAAGTGCAGGAGGAAG ACCCCAACACTCACATCCTCTACGCCTGTGACTCCTGTGGGGACAAGTTTCTGGATGCCAACAGCCTGGCTCAGCACGTGCGAATCCACACAGCCCAGGCACTGGTCATGTTCCAGACAGACGCGGACTTCTACCAGCAGTATGGGCCAGGTGGCACGTGGCCTGCCGGGCAGGTGCTGCAGGCTGGGGAGCTGGTCTTCCGCCCTCGGGATGGGGCCGAGGGCCAGCCCGCACTGGCAGAGACCTCCCCTACAGCTCCTGAATGTCCGCCGCCTGCCGAGTGA